A stretch of the Enterobacteriaceae endosymbiont of Donacia proxima genome encodes the following:
- the ilvD gene encoding dihydroxy-acid dehydratase, with translation MPNYRSFTTTKGRNMAGARSLWRATGMSDKDFNKPIIAIVNSFSEFVPGHIHLQNVGKIISNEIKKYGGVPKEFNTIAIDDGIAMGHDGMLYSLPSRELIADSIEYVINAHCVDSMICISNCDKITPGMLMASLRLNIPTVFVSGGPMETGKINTKKNKKITKINLVDAMIQSANPKRSDNYVKKIELNSCPTCGSCSGMFTANSMNCITEVLGLSLPGNGSLLSTHVNRKQLYIDSAQKIVEITKQYYDNNNINFLPRNIASQKSFENAMMLDIAMGGSTNTILHMLALSQETNIVFNLNTINYLSKKTPWLCMISPSTNKFYMEDFHRAGGVIGILNELNKINLIHKNTINILGYTIEETIYKYNILNKKNVSIKKFYQSAPGNIKTIHPFSQKNIYSTLDKDRKKGCIRSYQFAFSKDGGLAILYGNLAKNGCVVKTASVDKKLMVFKGKARVFDSQEAAVYAILNKQIFPGNIIVIRYEGPKGGPGMQEMLYPTSYLKSMNLDKKCALITDGRFSGGTSGLSIGHISPEAADKGLIALVHNDDIIQINIPKRSINLDISDSILNRRIQQEEKKGLLSYKPLHKRSRKISFALKVYASFVTSADKGAVRDKNKLII, from the coding sequence ATGCCTAATTATCGTTCATTTACTACGACTAAAGGTCGTAATATGGCTGGAGCTAGATCTCTTTGGCGCGCAACTGGAATGAGTGACAAAGATTTTAATAAACCTATTATTGCAATAGTAAATTCTTTTTCAGAATTTGTTCCAGGACATATACATCTACAAAATGTAGGTAAAATAATTTCTAATGAAATAAAAAAATATGGAGGAGTACCTAAAGAATTTAATACAATAGCTATTGATGATGGTATAGCAATGGGACATGATGGAATGTTATATTCATTACCTTCAAGAGAACTTATTGCAGATTCTATTGAATATGTTATAAATGCACATTGTGTTGATTCAATGATATGTATATCTAATTGCGATAAAATTACTCCTGGAATGTTAATGGCTAGTTTACGTTTAAATATACCTACTGTTTTTGTATCTGGTGGGCCGATGGAAACTGGTAAAATCAATACGAAGAAAAATAAAAAAATTACAAAAATCAACTTAGTTGATGCTATGATCCAATCAGCTAATCCAAAAAGATCTGATAATTACGTAAAAAAAATTGAGCTTAATTCATGTCCAACATGTGGATCTTGTTCTGGAATGTTTACTGCTAATTCTATGAATTGTATTACAGAAGTTTTAGGTTTATCATTACCAGGTAATGGATCATTATTATCTACACATGTTAATCGAAAACAATTATATATAGATTCTGCTCAAAAAATAGTAGAAATTACTAAACAATATTACGACAATAATAATATTAATTTTTTACCTAGAAATATTGCTAGTCAAAAATCATTTGAAAATGCGATGATGTTAGATATTGCTATGGGTGGATCTACAAATACAATCTTACATATGTTAGCATTATCACAAGAAACTAATATAGTATTTAATTTAAATACAATTAATTATTTATCTAAAAAAACTCCGTGGTTGTGTATGATATCTCCTAGTACTAATAAATTTTATATGGAAGATTTTCATAGAGCAGGAGGAGTAATAGGAATTTTAAATGAATTAAATAAAATAAATTTAATACATAAAAATACTATAAATATTTTAGGATATACAATAGAAGAAACTATATATAAATATAATATTTTAAATAAAAAAAATGTAAGTATAAAAAAATTTTATCAATCAGCTCCTGGAAACATAAAAACAATACATCCTTTTTCACAAAAAAATATTTATTCTACTTTAGATAAAGATAGAAAAAAAGGTTGCATTCGTTCATATCAATTTGCTTTTAGCAAAGATGGCGGTTTAGCTATTTTATATGGTAATCTTGCTAAAAATGGATGTGTTGTTAAAACAGCTAGTGTAGACAAAAAATTAATGGTTTTTAAAGGAAAAGCACGAGTATTTGATAGTCAAGAAGCAGCAGTATATGCCATTTTAAATAAACAAATTTTTCCTGGTAATATTATAGTAATAAGATATGAGGGACCTAAGGGAGGCCCAGGTATGCAAGAAATGTTATATCCTACATCATATTTAAAATCTATGAATTTAGATAAAAAATGTGCTTTAATTACAGATGGAAGATTTTCGGGAGGTACTTCTGGATTATCTATAGGACATATTTCTCCTGAAGCAGCTGATAAAGGATTAATAGCTTTAGTACATAATGATGACATTATTCAAATTAATATACCTAAAAGATCTATTAATTTAGATATTTCTGATTCTATTTTAAATAGAAGAATTCAACAAGAAGAAAAAAAAGGTTTATTATCATATAAACCTCTACATAAAAGATCTAGAAAAATTTCTTTTGCACTTAAAGTTTATGCTAGTTTTGTAACTAGTGCAGATAAAGGAGCAGTAAGAGATAAAAATAAATTAATAATATAA
- a CDS encoding branched-chain amino acid transaminase, giving the protein MSTKKADFIWLNGNIIKWENAKISVMSHALHYGTSVFEGIRCYKSCKGSIIFRHKDHINRLYNSAKIYRFPIKFSMKEIMNAVYLTINVNKLQEAYIRILVFIGDVGLGINPPHNYYTDIMISAFPWENYLGNNAKINGINTMISSWNKYKPNTIPSLSKAGGNYLSSLLIGNEARRNGYDEGISLDSLGFVSEGSGENIFKIKDNILFTPPLTSSILPGITRDSVMKIAQNLNIIIKESFILRESLYLADEIFLTGTAAEITPVCSVDNILINNGKRGKITRNIQKEFISLLKGEKKDKWNWLDYIHI; this is encoded by the coding sequence ATGTCTACAAAAAAAGCAGATTTTATTTGGTTAAATGGCAATATTATAAAATGGGAAAACGCTAAAATTAGCGTTATGAGTCATGCATTACATTATGGTACATCTGTTTTTGAAGGTATTAGATGTTATAAATCATGTAAAGGTTCTATTATTTTCCGTCATAAAGATCATATAAATCGTTTATATAATTCTGCTAAAATATATCGTTTCCCAATAAAATTTTCTATGAAAGAAATAATGAATGCTGTTTATCTTACAATTAATGTTAACAAACTTCAAGAAGCTTATATTAGAATTTTAGTATTTATAGGAGATGTTGGTTTAGGAATTAATCCTCCTCATAATTATTATACAGATATAATGATTAGTGCTTTTCCATGGGAAAATTATCTTGGTAATAATGCAAAAATTAATGGTATTAATACAATGATATCTTCTTGGAATAAATATAAACCTAATACTATACCTAGTTTATCTAAAGCAGGAGGTAATTATTTATCTTCTTTATTAATTGGTAATGAAGCACGTAGAAATGGATATGATGAAGGAATCTCATTAGATAGTTTAGGATTTGTTTCTGAAGGTTCTGGAGAAAATATTTTTAAAATAAAAGATAATATTTTATTTACTCCTCCACTTACTTCATCTATTCTTCCTGGGATTACTAGAGATTCTGTTATGAAAATAGCTCAAAATTTAAATATTATAATTAAAGAATCTTTTATATTAAGAGAATCTTTATATTTAGCTGATGAAATCTTTTTAACGGGAACAGCAGCAGAAATTACACCTGTTTGTAGTGTAGATAACATATTAATTAATAATGGTAAAAGAGGAAAAATTACAAGAAATATACAAAAAGAATTTATTTCTCTATTAAAAGGAGAAAAAAAAGATAAATGGAATTGGTTAGATTATATTCATATTTAA
- the ilvM gene encoding acetolactate synthase 2 small subunit, which translates to MHKYRLHIKTNISPEISERIMRIVRHRGFLLKTMDINVINKLKNINFKLTVKGSKPIDFLVNQITKLIDVLDIVIIS; encoded by the coding sequence ATGCATAAGTATCGATTACATATTAAAACAAATATTAGTCCAGAAATAAGTGAAAGAATAATGAGAATTGTTCGCCATAGAGGTTTTTTACTTAAAACAATGGATATTAATGTAATAAATAAATTGAAAAATATTAATTTTAAATTAACAGTAAAAGGTTCTAAACCTATAGATTTTTTAGTAAACCAAATTACAAAACTTATAGATGTATTAGATATAGTTATCATATCATAA
- the ilvG gene encoding acetolactate synthase 2 catalytic subunit encodes MNGAQCIIQILKKQNIKTVFGYPGGAIMPLYDALYDEENIEHILCRHEQGAAIAAIGYARATGKIGVCIATSGPGATNLITGLADAMVDSIPIIAITGQVSLPLIGTDAFQEIDIIGMSLSCTKHSFLVTSSLELSNIIDEAFYIALSKRPGPVLIDIPKDIQLSNIDKKNIFKRKKNFVISNKKPSIEKIKEANFLLKNSIMPILYIGGGVNIGNAVKVLRKFIKKSQIPTVVTLKGIGTINNKNPYYLGMIGMHGNKAANYTVQKCDLLIAIGTRFDDRVTGNIKKFAPYANIIHLDIDPSEINKICKVNVALLGNLNYLIPLLEKPKNILKWQIYIKKIKKKYSYIYNCYKNKNRIFAPILFKKLSDIKNKNTIITTDVGQHQMWAAQHINFSNPKNFITSSGLGTMGFGLPAAIGAQVAKPNNDVICISGDGSFMMNIQELSTIKRKNLPIKIILLDNKRLGMVRQWQQIFFKKRYSETYLYDNPNFIQLAKSFGISGHSINNNNEINKSLQKIFSINQPYILHVSIDENDNVWPLVPPGCSNNYMIEKS; translated from the coding sequence ATGAACGGAGCACAATGTATAATTCAAATATTAAAAAAACAAAATATTAAAACAGTATTCGGATATCCAGGTGGGGCAATAATGCCTCTTTATGATGCATTATATGATGAAGAAAATATAGAACACATATTATGTAGACATGAACAAGGAGCTGCTATTGCTGCTATCGGATATGCAAGAGCTACTGGTAAAATAGGAGTATGTATTGCTACATCTGGTCCAGGAGCTACTAATTTAATAACTGGTCTCGCAGATGCGATGGTAGATTCTATACCTATTATTGCAATTACAGGACAAGTATCACTTCCATTAATTGGTACGGATGCTTTTCAAGAAATAGACATTATAGGTATGTCATTATCATGTACTAAACATAGTTTTTTAGTAACTTCATCATTAGAATTATCTAATATCATAGATGAAGCTTTTTATATAGCTTTATCTAAAAGGCCAGGACCTGTATTAATAGATATACCTAAAGATATACAATTATCTAATATAGATAAAAAAAATATCTTTAAAAGAAAGAAAAATTTTGTTATTTCAAATAAAAAACCTTCAATTGAAAAAATTAAAGAAGCAAATTTTTTATTAAAAAACTCTATAATGCCTATATTATATATAGGAGGAGGAGTTAATATAGGTAATGCAGTTAAAGTATTAAGAAAATTTATAAAAAAATCTCAAATACCTACAGTAGTTACTTTAAAAGGAATTGGTACTATAAATAATAAAAATCCATATTATTTGGGAATGATTGGAATGCATGGAAATAAAGCAGCAAATTATACTGTACAAAAATGTGATTTATTAATAGCTATTGGGACTAGATTTGATGATAGAGTTACAGGTAATATAAAAAAATTTGCTCCATATGCAAATATTATTCATCTAGATATAGATCCGTCTGAAATTAATAAAATTTGTAAAGTAAATGTAGCATTACTAGGAAATTTAAATTATTTAATTCCATTATTAGAAAAACCTAAAAATATTTTGAAATGGCAAATATATATAAAAAAAATTAAAAAAAAATATTCTTATATATATAATTGTTATAAAAATAAAAATAGAATATTTGCTCCTATTCTATTTAAAAAATTATCAGATATTAAAAATAAAAATACTATTATTACTACTGATGTAGGACAACATCAAATGTGGGCAGCGCAACATATAAATTTTTCTAATCCTAAAAACTTTATTACTTCTAGCGGATTAGGAACAATGGGTTTTGGATTACCTGCTGCAATTGGAGCTCAAGTAGCTAAACCTAATAATGATGTTATATGTATTTCTGGAGATGGATCGTTTATGATGAATATTCAGGAATTGAGTACAATTAAAAGAAAAAATTTACCTATTAAAATTATATTATTAGATAATAAAAGATTAGGAATGGTAAGACAATGGCAGCAAATTTTTTTTAAAAAAAGATACAGTGAAACATATTTATATGATAATCCAAATTTTATTCAATTAGCAAAATCTTTTGGAATATCTGGCCATAGTATAAATAATAATAATGAAATTAATAAAAGTTTACAAAAAATTTTTTCTATTAATCAACCTTATATATTACATGTTTCTATTGATGAAAATGATAATGTTTGGCCGTTAGTACCACCTGGATGTAGTAATAATTATATGATAGAGAAAAGTTAA